The Bubalus kerabau isolate K-KA32 ecotype Philippines breed swamp buffalo chromosome X, PCC_UOA_SB_1v2, whole genome shotgun sequence genome has a segment encoding these proteins:
- the LOC129639543 gene encoding DDB1- and CUL4-associated factor 12-like protein 2: MALQQTGKKTREEPVPQKAAEGSSSLSSSSPGSAAVHADGPQPPKKPKRTVVRRSLVDYLKGREVGARGRAGLSGFDSELHGLAVRKLPELLQERELSLGAMDKVFASQWLNARQVVCGTKCNTLFVVDVQSSQVTRIPLMRDRRHSPAHAQQGCGIHALQLNPSKTLLATRGENPNSLAIYWLPTLDPLCLGDDGHKDWIFAVDWMSDTVVVSGSREGTLGIWKIDPDIFRSSMAWHPGAGLSVYAHIRPMEVEDVPRADTNPGNCKVRAVAFGAKRQELGAVTMDGYFHLWKAQNTLSRLLSIRLPYCRDNVCLTYCDELSLYAVGSQSHISFLDLRQDHQSIRYLCSREGSTSVRSLSFYEHIVTVGTGHGSLLFYDFRAQKFLEEKVSDSQRSSPRPTGKRFRLICGRGWLNQDDLQMNYFSALGELPNALYTHCYNWPEMKLFVAGGPLPSSLRGNYAGLWS; the protein is encoded by the coding sequence ATGGCCCTGCAGCAAACAGGTAAGAAGACGCGGGAAGAGCCTGTGCCGCAGAAGGCCGCAGAGGGCTCGTCGTCGCTGAGCTCGTCGTCGCCGGGCTCGGCGGCGGTGCACGCAGACGGCCCGCAGCCTCCCAAGAAGCCCAAGCGGACGGTGGTGCGGCGCTCACTGGTGGACTACCTGAAGGGGCGCGAGGTGGGCGCGCGGGGCCGCGCGGGGCTCTCAGGCTTCGATAGCGAGCTGCATGGCCTCGCGGTGCGGAAGCTGCCAGAGCTGCTGCAGGAGCGCGAACTGTCCTTGGGCGCCATGGACAAGGTGTTCGCGTCGCAGTGGCTGAACGCCAGGCAGGTGGTGTGCGGTACCAAGTGCAACACGCTCTTCGTGGTGGACGTGCAGTCCAGCCAGGTAACGCGCATCCCCCTCATGAGGGATCGTCGGCACTCGCCGGCCCACGCCCAGCAGGGCTGCGGCATCCATGCCCTCCAGCTGAATCCCTCCAAGACGCTGCTGGCCACCAGGGGTGAGAACCCCAACAGCCTGGCCATCTACTGGTTGCCAACGCTGGATCCCTTGTGCCTGGGCGACGACGGCCACAAAGACTGGATCTTCGCCGTCGACTGGATGAGCGACACGGTGGTGGTGAGCGGCTCCCGCGAAGGCACCTTGGGCATCTGGAAGATAGACCCCGACATATTCCGGAGCAGCATGGCCTGGCACCCTGGTGCAGGGCTCTCCGTGTATGCCCACATCCGTCCCATGGAAGTGGAGGATGTCCCCAGGGCCGACACCAACCCAGGTAACTGCAAGGTGCGAGCTGTGGCCTTCGGCGCCAAGAGGCAGGAGCTGGGAGCCGTGACCATGGATGGCTACTTCCACCTGTGGAAAGCCCAGAATACCCTGTCCAGGCTGTTGTCCATCAGACTGCCTTACTGCAGAGACAACGTGTGCCTGACCTACTGCGATGAGTTGTCCCTGTACGCGGTAGGCTCCCAGTCCCATATCTCTTTCCTGGATCTGCGCCAGGATCACCAGAGCATCCGGTATCTGTGCTCCCGCGAGGGCAGCACGAGTGTGCGCTCCCTGAGCTTCTATGAGCACATCGTCACCGTGGGCACCGGCCACGGCTCTCTGCTCTTCTATGACTTCCGCGCGCAGAAGTTCCTGGAGGAGAAGGTCTCTGACAGCCAGCGCTCCTCTCCGCGGCCCACAGGGAAGAGGTTCAGGCTGATCTGTGGCAGAGGCTGGCTCAACCAAGATGACCTGCAGATGAACTACTTCAGTGCCTTGGGCGAGTTGCCTAATGCTCTCTACACCCACTGTTACAACTGGCCGGAGATGAAGCTCTTCGTCGCTGGCGGCCCTCTTCCTTCAAGCCTCCGTGGGAACTATGCAGGCCTCTGGAGCTAA